CCTAGAAGGGTTGCTGGGTTCTGAGGAGTTTCCCTCTCTGCAGCCCTGAGCTGGCAGTTGTGGCAGAGAACTGCTGGGCTTTGCTGAGCAGCGGTCGCAATGCAGCTCCTATGAGGCCCCTGCCGCCGGTCGGCGATGTCCGGCTGGAGCTGTCTCctccgccgccgctgccgctgccggcTGTGAGCGGGTCTCCAGTCAGCTCGTCCGGTCGTCTCATGGCCTCTAGCAGCTCCCTGGTGCCCGACCGGCTGCGCCTGCCACTCTGCTTCCTGGGCGTCTTTGTCTGCTATTTCTACTATGGGATCCTGCAGGAAAAGATGTGAGCAACCCCCATGGCGGGAACGCACTACCCCCCGCACCCCCAATCCAGTCCTCTTTCCCCATCCTGTGGCACGTTCCTTGGGCCTTCTGCCCCTGGACCtgggctttcatttttcttccctcctgaTTCTCTTGCCTTCCCAGAAACCTGCTACCTTTGCCCAGAATTCCAAAACGCCAGAGTTGGTATTTGGATTTTCGGGACCTGGTTGTTTTACTTCCCTTAgctggattttgtttgtttgtttttgttttttgttttgccctGTTGGTTGTAAAGGCCTGGATTTTACAGGCTGAGACTTCTACCACCAGATGGTCCTAAGTTGGCTCTTCTTTGGAAGTTCCAGATGCTTGCAAACAGCCTGTTCTTTCACCCTCAGCCTCTCTGCTGTAACCCAAATACCTTCTTCTCCTCTTGCCTGGGGTATCTCATTTCGCCAACTACTTTATCGTGTTTCCTCTAGCCCCATCCTTTATGGATATTCTCTCTCTAGGCTGTGGGATTAGTAGGCTGGGATGTCTAGTTTCTAGATCCAATAAAATCAGCTCCTCTTTAGATGAGCCTAACGGTCCTTACAGACTCTCCCTACATCCAAAAAGGCAAGATAATTTCCAAGCTTTCAGTGGCTGTGGACATACTAGATAACATTGAGTGAAACACactaatttctcttttctctttctcatgcaTTTCATTCTTAGAACAAGAGGAAAGTATGGAGAGGGAGCCAAGCAGGAGACGTTCACTTTTGCCTTAACTTTGGTCTTTATCCAATGTGTGATCAATGCTGTGTTTGCCAAGATCTGTGAGTACCtagataataatttattgtatgtaCAACCCCCTCTGTATCCTGGATGTTAGGCATTGATTAAAGCTTAAGTTCTAACTTACAGTTTCCATCCCCGTTAGTACTCACACAGCTTCTCTGTGCAGTCTATAAAACTAATGATTTTGAAAtaggataaaataatatttctttaaattataccAACTTCTGAGTCAGAAATGTGCAGACAATGGGTCTTTGTGTTCCAAATCACCACTGAGAACacttaaaacattcttttctttccctttgatgTTCCTTTATGTGTCAGCTTCAAGCATGCTTTGAGCTTGCTCTCTTTGTTCCCTGGGCACTAGCAGCAGGGCTAACTTTTCCCTTGAACTGATTGAGGCCCCCACTTCCACCCTGCATGTGGTCTAGTGTTAGGCTTAGGTGCAATTGGAtagttaaataattttcagagATTTCCCATtctaaaaagacagaaatagcTTATGTCTTATTTCATAGACAAGTTCCTTTCATGTGGCTTCATCTTTGCTTAGTGGTCCATCCTAGCCCCACCAGGTTTCTCTTGTATGTTTTTTTGTCTTCTCCCAGTGATCCAGTTTTTTGACACTGCCAGGGTGGATCGAACTCGGAGCTGGCTCTATGCTGCCTGTTCTGTCTCCTATGTGGGTGCCATGGTCTCCAGCAACTCAGCACTACAGTTTGTCAACTACCCAACTCAGGTGAAACCTCAGGGTGGGATGAGGGTTGgctcagaaattatttaaaaggacTAAGGGTTTTTTCCTCAGGTCTGTGACTCCTAGGAGAGCGTGTTTGAGAAATTCAGAGTGTTTAGAACCATAGAGCTGGGGTTTAGAGGTTGTGGGTTGGGCCATGATAGGGCTGCTTTCTGAGGCTGAGGTCCCTGGTGTAGACCCTACTCATCTTAATCAAGACAGTACTTAGCACTGTACCTGGCACATCACAGATGCTCagaaatatttgccaaatttAATTTCAGGTCCTCGGTAAATCCTGCAAGCCAATCCCAGGTAAGCAAAGAAGATGGTCTTCCTCTTCTGTCCTCACTTTTCCTGTAGTAAGCGTACTCTTTTGCTAGAGCTTTGTGTCCCTGTGGGCTTCTTCATCCCATCATAGCTATCTCCAGGGACTTTTATTCCAGCCCTTGCCCCTGTCTGTCCTCTCATCTTTGTCACTTCCTGTGGTGTGCATAGGTTGGTAATCCTTAATGGAAGTTAGAGACTGACCTAGTCTGTGTTACAAGGTCAGTCATTTCATCGTCCCATGTGTTTACAATGTCATTAGACACCCTAAATCCCATTTTGATCATCAATTTCTTTCTCTCAGCCTCTTATCCTTCCTCATTGTTCCccacccttaccctattccttcCTGGACCTTTCACCTTTGTTCTCTACCTTTTCCCTATCTTACACTCTGTGCTATCCTATTGCCCAATCATTTTTATCTAGTTACCAGCCTGGCACCCTCCTCTTGTCCTCTATAGGCCTTCCTTCTCAGACATTCTTTTCTCCCTGAGTCTTTCCTTAGCTCCTGGGAGAAGGGTATTGGGGTCATCAGTGCCTGTGGGtgcttaaattttctattttgttttttccctccaGTCATGCTCCTTGGGGTGACCCTCTTGAGGAAGAAATACCCACTGGCCAAGTACTTGTGTGTGTTGCTAATTGTGGCTGGAGTGGCCCTTTTCATGTACAAACCCAAGAAAGTAGTTGGGATGGAAGAACGCACAGTCGGCTATGGAGAGCTACTCCTGGTATGTGATCCTGTTGGGGAAGGCAGCCTTTTCCAACAAACTTAGCCAAAGGAGAGTCCATCTAGGCAGGCTGAAGTCTAGTTATATGTCTCGAGGGAGGTTGTGGTGCTCCTTGCCTCCCAATTCTGGTCTTTGCTGCAGGGCCCCTGGCTCTGCTGAGGCCATGGTGGgaaacccaaaatattttaactatagcTCAGCTCTTCTTTTGGGGAAGAAATAAGTCTGAGACCTGTGTCTAAATCCTGGTGTGAGGTGACAGAGACCTGAGAGCAAAGAGGGAGGAGCAGTGTATCTCTCACTGTGGCTTCCCAAGAAATCTGGAAGCCAGAGTTAAAAATCATACAGAAGTAGCTACTGCTTATGTcttaggcactgttctaagtgttttacatattaTTTGACTAATTTTTACAACCATAATCCCGTAACATGGGTAGTATTatctctatttcacagatgaagaacctgaggcacagagaggttaagtgacttgcccacagtcacaggGCTATTTAAGTGGCAGTCAGGATTCCAATCCGGACAGTCTGACCACAGAATCCAGTTTCTGGAGTACTGTACTCCAAGCTAGGAAGCTAACCGTCTGGGACTAGCTTTCCCTTCGCCAGCTTTAATGGCAGAATGTGTACAGCTCACCATAGCCTGTTGTGGTGTGGGCCCTTGCACATCAGCTTCAAGTCATTATGTAGGGAAGCAGTAGGCTTTCTGCTCTACTCTGATTACAGACTCATTGTGTGGCTCAGTTAGCCTGTCAGTTCAGtgcctggggggaggagggagctagCATGGTCTCTCCCCACCCTCTACCAGTGACCAAATGACTCCATCTTAAGGCAACAGCTTTCTGAGGAGCCTGAGAATGAGGCTCCCTGTGTTCTGGGTTAGGAAGGGCCCCGTTGGTCGGCCACCTCACAGCAGGACGCTCCCATTCTTTCCCAGCTGTTGTCTCTGACCCTGGATGGACTAACAGGTGTTTCCCAGGACCACATGCGGGCTCATTACCAAACAGGCTCCAACCACATGATGTTGAACGTCAACCTTTGGTCAACATTGCTGCTGGGCGCCGGTAAGGAGCAGTTCTGCTGTTCTTTCCATGTGTCACCAGAGGGCAAACTTGCCCTCATACAGTTGGTCCCTGTAGCGGCCAGTTGTCCTTCTGTCCAATCCCTGTGAAACCTTCCTGGAAAAACTTGCACCGGCAGGATGTGCTTGCTGCTTATTACTAACACGGTGAGGGGTCGACCTGTGTCAGGGATCATGGGAAGATGCACAGTTGTAAACACATGGGGATACCTGGGAACTTTCCCTCTCATGAGGGAAATGAGACACAGGCATAGCGCTCACTCACAGGAAAGAGACTTGCCTCATACACTGAATACAGCTCAAACATAAATGCATTTGTTTTGAAATCAGCACTTCATAACTTTTCAAATCTGGGCACAGGTAGAAAGTGTTTTTGGTACAGCACACTGGGGTTAATGGAGGAGCTGCTGCTGCCTGGAGGCGATGTTGAGCTGGGGATGTATGCGCCAGCACCTCCACAACATCTGAGGGTCTCTGCTTTCAGTCTCTTTGGTAGAAGTAACTCATTAACTTTCAAGCCTTTCTCCCAAAATTGAGTAGTTTCTCTACtcagagaaaaatgagaaggCTGTATGATAAGACAATACAAACCCACTCCATATATTTTCCCATGCTCCGCCCTCCTTCACAGTATGTTAACAGGCCGTGTGCTGGAGTGTTTCGGGGATGGTATGGGCACACAAGATGTGCCATTTGTCTCCTGACATTTCTTCTCAGGGATCCTATTCACTGGGGAGTTCTGGGAGTTCTTGAGCTTTGCTGAGCGGTACCCTTCCATCATCTATAACATCCTGCTCTTCGGCCTGACTAGTGCCCTGGGTCAGGTGAGTGCTTGAGAGGGGATGGTTTGGCTTCCCCACTGTGGCAGCTGGTTCCCTAAGAAACACTGACCTGGCTGGAAGAAGCGGGGTGGCAAGATGAACCCTGGTGCCTGTTACAGACTTTAGACCTCATGGCAGTTACCTGAGAACCAGCCTAACTCcacctttctctgtctctctctagaACTTCATCTTCATGACAGTTGTTTATTTCGGTCCCCTGACCTGCTCCATCATCACCACAACTCGAAAGTTCTTCACCATCTTGGCCTCTGTGATCCTCTTCGCCAACCCCATCAGCTCCATGCAGTGGGTGGGCACTGTGCTTGTGTTCCTGGGTAAGTTCCATTCAGAGCAGGTGTCTTTCTGGGCCACACtgggacacacagagagagagagagagagagagagagtgcgcgcttttgaaagagaaaaggaaggattaTTTCTAATCCAGCCTTCCTAATGCACATTTCATCTTAGGGATTCCCTTCCAATGACCTGCATTTCCCCAGACTTTGAGCAGGACAGAATTATTATGCTTATTCCCTATGAGCTTATGTGGCTAGAGATGAGTtttgtatgcgtgtgtgtgtgtgtgtgtgtgtgtgtgtaataagcAGTATCttggtggttttcttttatttgatcCCATTCTGTTATCTCTGAGGATGCTATATAAAACCACTGttctgaagtttattttattcaaagCCTCAGTTTTGGAGAACCAAGCCTGACTACCCCcgtcccccaccctccaccccatcATTGGTAGGTTTCATTCCCCCCAATAAAGCTAAGCCCATTTTCTCCCTTGTCATAGGTCTTGGTCTTGATGCCAAGTTTGGGAAAGGAGCCAAGAAGACATCCCactaggaagagagagagactacCTCCACCTCGAGAATATTTAAGTTATTGTCTCAAACAGTGACATCTCTTGGGAAAAGGGACTTCTTAGGAGTAAGGATCTGAGTtccagtcttttttaaaaaacaacaacaaaaaaaaacaaacaaaaaaagaaaaacaaaggaagaaaaatcacatattcttaaaaaaaaaagcaccagtTGGATTTTAACAAGACAGAGTTGGCAGTTTTTTTTCTCGATGCCCTGGAGCACAGTCTGTGGCaaataaagagagaaggaagaggcagagctTGATGCTCAGCACCCAAGCTGCTTCCCTCGCAGGTGTGGTTAACTTGGTTGGGTGGGTAATTCCCCCCAGAGCTTGTGCGGTAGAGGGAGGAACTTCAAGAGGTCATATATTGTGCCAGCAGCCTCCGTTCCAGTGGGCGAGACTCTACATATGCTAAGGCAGGTGGCTGTCGGTCAGAACCAGACAATGtaaaaatcactttattt
The Eulemur rufifrons isolate Redbay chromosome 9, OSU_ERuf_1, whole genome shotgun sequence DNA segment above includes these coding regions:
- the SLC35B1 gene encoding solute carrier family 35 member B1 isoform X1 → MRPLPPVGDVRLELSPPPPLPLPAVSGSPVSSSGRLMASSSSLVPDRLRLPLCFLGVFVCYFYYGILQEKITRGKYGEGAKQETFTFALTLVFIQCVINAVFAKILIQFFDTARVDRTRSWLYAACSVSYVGAMVSSNSALQFVNYPTQVLGKSCKPIPVMLLGVTLLRKKYPLAKYLCVLLIVAGVALFMYKPKKVVGMEERTVGYGELLLLLSLTLDGLTGVSQDHMRAHYQTGSNHMMLNVNLWSTLLLGAGILFTGEFWEFLSFAERYPSIIYNILLFGLTSALGQNFIFMTVVYFGPLTCSIITTTRKFFTILASVILFANPISSMQWVGTVLVFLGLGLDAKFGKGAKKTSH
- the SLC35B1 gene encoding solute carrier family 35 member B1 isoform X2, which gives rise to MCDQCCVCQDLVDRTRSWLYAACSVSYVGAMVSSNSALQFVNYPTQVLGKSCKPIPVMLLGVTLLRKKYPLAKYLCVLLIVAGVALFMYKPKKVVGMEERTVGYGELLLLLSLTLDGLTGVSQDHMRAHYQTGSNHMMLNVNLWSTLLLGAGILFTGEFWEFLSFAERYPSIIYNILLFGLTSALGQNFIFMTVVYFGPLTCSIITTTRKFFTILASVILFANPISSMQWVGTVLVFLGLGLDAKFGKGAKKTSH